The proteins below come from a single Zea mays cultivar B73 chromosome 8, Zm-B73-REFERENCE-NAM-5.0, whole genome shotgun sequence genomic window:
- the LOC100193343 gene encoding uncharacterized protein LOC100193343, producing MGAEAAHPQQQPPSSVRPCREAAAPAVLGLQLSALIDHVARVDWSLLDRVPGDRGGSQQVSIVELNHILNEVNTHILPSHNDLTPITTIAGGSVANTIRGLSAGFGISTGIIGACGDDNQGLLFVNNMSFSGVDLTRLRAKKGHTAQCVCLVDASGNRTMRPCLSSAVKIQANEFRKEDFKGSKWLIVRYAQQNMEQIIEAIRIAKQEGLSVSLDLASFEMVRDSRSKLINLLETGNIDLCFANEDEAREVIGGGLESDPEEALAFLGKYCKWAVVTLASKGCMAKHGKQVVQVPAIGESNAVDTTGAGDLFASGFLYGLVKGLPLEECCMVGACSGGSVTRALGGEVRPENWQWMYKQMHARGMLLPELKN from the exons ATGGGCGCGGAGGCAGCGCATCCGCAGCAACAGCCTCCCTCCTCCGTCCGACCCTGCAGggaggcggcggcgcccgcggtgctggggctgcagctctcggCGCTGATCGACCACGTCGCGCGCGTCGACTGGTCCCTCCTCGACCGCGTCCCTGGCGACCGCGGCGGCTCGCAGCAG GTGTCCATTGTGGAGTTGAATCATATTCTTAATGAAGTGAATACCCACATCCTTCCTTCCCACAATGATCTCACCCCAATAACTACAATAGCCGGTGGAAGTGTTGCCAACACAATCCGTGGGCTCTCAGCTGGTTTTGGAATATCAACTGGAATAATTGGAGCTTGTGGGGATGACAACCAGGGACTTTTGTTTGTCAACAATATGAGCTTTAGTGGTGTAGATCTCACAAGGTTAAGGGCCAAAAAAGGGCACACCGCTCAG TGTGTGTGCTTGGTTGATGCAAGCGGCAACCGCACCATGCGTCCGTGCCTATCTAGCGCAGTCAAGATACAG GCCAATGAATTTAGAAAGGAGGATTTCAAAGGCTCCAAG TGGCTTATTGTGAGATATGCACAACAGAACATGGAACAGATTATTGAAGCTATTAGGATTGCTAAACAGGAAGGCCTTTCAGTATCATTAGATTTGGCCAGTTTTGAG ATGGTCCGTGACTCTAGGTCTAAGCTTATTAACCTTTTGGAGACCGGTAACATTGACCTTTGCTTCGCCAATGAGGATGAAGCTAGAGAGGTTATAGG GGGAGGTCTGGAATCAGATCCAGAGGAGGCGCTTGCGTTCTTGGGCAAGTATTGCAAATGGGCTGTGGTCACACTTGCTTCAAAGGGATGCATGGCAAAGCATGGCAAACAG GTCGTTCAAGTGCCGGCCATCGGGGAGAGCAACGCGGTGGACACAACTGGAGCGGGCGACCTGTTCGCGAGCGGGTTCCTGTACGGGCTGGTGAAGGGGTTGCCGCTGGAGGAGTGCTGCATGGTTGGGGCGTGCAGCGGCGGGTCGGTGACGCGGGCGCTCGGCGGAGAGGTGCGGCCGGAGAACTGGCAGTGGATGTACAAGCAGATGCACGCCAGGGGCATGCTGCTCCCTGAGCTCAAGAACTGA